A single genomic interval of Nanoarchaeota archaeon harbors:
- a CDS encoding 50S ribosomal protein L23, translating to MVAEKTSKTGVKAPKEASEHKAAESKAVKAAPKSVKKEAITADPKAAADAWNILKYPYLTEKSTRMIESQNKLVFIVKDRSSKAQIKEAVEAVFGVKVADVNTTSTMRGEKKAYIRLKPEFKAVDIATKLGMM from the coding sequence ATGGTTGCTGAAAAAACATCAAAAACAGGCGTAAAAGCGCCAAAAGAAGCATCAGAACATAAGGCAGCTGAATCAAAAGCTGTCAAAGCCGCGCCGAAATCTGTAAAAAAAGAAGCAATAACAGCAGACCCAAAAGCTGCAGCTGATGCATGGAATATTTTAAAGTATCCTTACCTCACTGAAAAATCAACACGAATGATAGAATCGCAGAACAAGCTCGTATTCATAGTCAAAGACCGCTCGTCAAAAGCACAGATAAAAGAAGCAGTTGAGGCGGTTTTCGGAGTAAAGGTCGCGGATGTCAATACCACATCAACAATGCGCGGCGAAAAAAAGGCGTATATCCGTCTCAAGCCAGAATTCAAGGCGGTTGACATTGCGACGAAATTGGGAATGATGTAA
- the rpl4p gene encoding 50S ribosomal protein L4, whose product MKAHVLSIDGKKSGELDLPVQFSEGVREDVIRRAYHAYESNNRQAYGTDHDAGVRTSAKYMGRRASYGSWANKGMSRIARIRVGSGHMTGTVRLIPSARKGRAAHSPNPNKIWAQKINDKERKLAIRSAIAATANSEFVSKRNHIFEEKLPIVMENGFAKLKKAKDVEAALKAIGLEAELSRASKKKVRAGIGKTRGRKYRTRKGPVIIVAEACEISKSAKNIAGIDVVTLNKLNVNVLAPGGQAGRLAIWTVDAIKKLESDKLYM is encoded by the coding sequence ATGAAAGCTCATGTTTTATCAATTGATGGGAAAAAATCTGGAGAATTAGATCTTCCAGTTCAGTTTTCCGAGGGCGTCCGGGAGGATGTAATAAGAAGAGCATATCATGCGTATGAAAGCAATAACCGGCAGGCTTATGGAACAGATCATGATGCGGGAGTCAGGACATCTGCAAAATACATGGGACGGCGCGCAAGCTACGGTTCATGGGCAAATAAAGGTATGTCAAGAATCGCGAGAATACGAGTGGGTTCGGGCCATATGACAGGAACGGTCAGACTGATTCCAAGCGCAAGAAAAGGACGTGCTGCCCATTCGCCGAATCCAAACAAGATTTGGGCTCAAAAAATCAACGATAAGGAACGAAAGTTAGCAATACGGTCTGCAATAGCAGCAACAGCAAATAGTGAATTCGTTTCAAAAAGAAATCATATTTTTGAGGAAAAGCTTCCGATTGTAATGGAAAACGGTTTTGCAAAGCTCAAAAAAGCAAAGGATGTCGAGGCAGCACTTAAGGCAATTGGCCTTGAAGCTGAACTGTCGCGAGCATCAAAAAAGAAAGTTCGTGCGGGTATCGGAAAAACAAGAGGCAGAAAATACAGGACAAGAAAAGGACCGGTCATAATTGTTGCAGAAGCTTGCGAAATATCAAAATCGGCAAAAAATATTGCAGGAATTGATGTTGTTACGCTGAATAAGCTCAATGTCAATGTGCTTGCTCCCGGTGGTCAGGCAGGAAGGCTTGCTATTTGGACAGTTGATGCGATAAAAAAACTTGAAAGTGATAAATTATACATGTAG